The following are encoded together in the Weissella soli genome:
- a CDS encoding aminotransferase class I/II-fold pyridoxal phosphate-dependent enzyme, whose protein sequence is MSNIETQLVQGANRTEDDRTGAISPSLNFSTAFRHPGLGESTGFDYARVSAPTRALLETQLAQLETGQKAYAVSSGMSAIQLVFQTLLQTGEHFITSDDLYGGTFRYFGQLRDHYQIAYDTWNGAKVVDLVAQITPKTKLIWLETPSNPTMKVIDIQAVVAAVKAVRADILIAVDNTFLTPIYQQPLVDGADIVVHSATKYLGGHNDILAGAVVLKNQQYVSAFDDALITTGQVLAPFDSWLLIRSLKTLHVRMKTHTANAQAVVQVLTDLPGVDRVLYPGVGGMISFYLNAAYSVDAFLRHLTVFSFAESLGGVESLITVPAVQTHHDMTAAQREALGITDQLIRVSVGLENTVDLIADLKQAIAASRGE, encoded by the coding sequence ATGAGTAACATTGAGACACAGTTAGTGCAGGGGGCGAACCGGACTGAGGATGATCGAACCGGTGCGATTTCACCTTCTTTGAATTTTTCAACCGCTTTTAGACACCCTGGATTGGGCGAATCAACCGGTTTTGATTATGCCCGGGTCAGCGCACCGACGCGGGCCCTCCTGGAAACGCAATTAGCACAGTTAGAGACTGGTCAAAAAGCCTATGCGGTTAGTTCAGGGATGTCAGCGATTCAATTAGTTTTCCAAACGTTGTTGCAGACTGGTGAACATTTTATTACGTCCGATGATTTGTATGGGGGGACGTTTCGATATTTTGGTCAGCTCCGCGATCATTATCAAATTGCGTATGATACTTGGAATGGCGCTAAGGTGGTCGATTTGGTTGCGCAAATCACCCCCAAGACGAAGTTAATTTGGCTAGAAACACCTTCAAACCCAACCATGAAAGTGATCGATATTCAAGCGGTGGTGGCGGCGGTCAAGGCTGTGCGTGCTGATATCTTAATTGCGGTTGATAACACCTTTTTGACCCCCATTTATCAGCAACCATTGGTTGATGGTGCGGATATTGTGGTGCACTCAGCAACGAAATATTTAGGTGGCCATAATGACATTCTGGCCGGGGCCGTTGTTTTAAAAAATCAACAGTATGTGAGCGCGTTTGATGACGCTTTAATCACCACTGGTCAAGTGCTAGCACCATTCGATAGCTGGTTATTGATTCGGTCTTTAAAGACGTTACATGTGCGTATGAAGACGCACACGGCAAATGCACAAGCAGTGGTCCAAGTCTTAACCGATTTGCCAGGGGTTGATCGGGTTTTATATCCAGGCGTTGGTGGCATGATTAGTTTTTATTTGAATGCAGCCTACTCGGTCGACGCATTTCTCCGCCATTTGACCGTGTTCTCGTTTGCTGAGAGTTTGGGTGGGGTTGAGAGTTTGATTACGGTACCGGCAGTCCAAACTCACCATGATATGACGGCAGCCCAGCGCGAGGCGTTGGGGATTACTGATCAATTGATTCGGGTATCGGTGGGGTTAGAAAATACAGTTGATTTAATTGCTGATTTAAAACAAGCCATTGCGGCAAGTCGTGGTGAATAG
- a CDS encoding DnaJ C-terminal domain-containing protein, producing MNNTELYNTLGLDKNATQDEIKKAYRKLSKKYHPDLNHEPGAEDKYKEVQDAYETLGDEQKRAMYDQYGATGDQQGGFNGQGGFSGFNGQSGFGGFEDIFSQMFGGYADPNRPRKGQDLQYRMTLTFEEAVFGKETTISYTRTTADGKSESKELKVTVPAGVENGQQMRLSGQGEAGLNGGPFGDLYVVFRVAASKDGFERDGADIYLEQHIDFATATLGGEVMVKTVHGDKKLKIAAGTQNSTRIRMRGMGAPYMRGGGNGDQFVVVTVDVPKKLTKKQQEALKDFQNAMNGAESHKKGFFS from the coding sequence ATGAATAATACAGAATTATACAACACGCTTGGTCTTGACAAGAATGCCACGCAGGATGAAATTAAGAAGGCTTATCGTAAACTTTCAAAGAAATATCATCCTGATTTGAATCATGAGCCTGGTGCCGAGGATAAATATAAAGAAGTACAAGATGCCTACGAAACGCTTGGTGACGAGCAAAAGCGGGCCATGTATGATCAATATGGTGCCACGGGGGATCAACAAGGTGGCTTCAATGGTCAGGGTGGCTTTAGCGGCTTTAATGGCCAAAGTGGCTTCGGTGGTTTTGAGGATATCTTTAGCCAAATGTTTGGCGGTTATGCGGATCCAAATCGACCACGTAAGGGTCAAGATTTGCAGTACCGGATGACTTTGACGTTTGAAGAAGCTGTCTTTGGTAAGGAAACTACCATTTCATATACACGGACGACGGCGGACGGTAAGAGTGAGTCAAAGGAATTGAAGGTTACCGTACCAGCGGGTGTCGAAAATGGTCAACAAATGCGTTTATCTGGTCAGGGTGAAGCAGGTCTGAACGGTGGTCCATTTGGTGATCTATATGTCGTCTTCCGGGTTGCAGCCTCAAAAGATGGTTTCGAACGTGACGGGGCTGATATATACTTAGAACAACACATTGACTTCGCAACGGCAACTTTGGGTGGTGAAGTCATGGTTAAAACGGTTCATGGCGACAAAAAGTTAAAGATTGCCGCTGGTACACAAAATAGTACCCGGATCCGGATGCGCGGTATGGGTGCGCCCTACATGCGTGGTGGCGGTAATGGTGATCAATTCGTCGTCGTGACGGTTGATGTACCAAAGAAGCTGACTAAGAAGCAACAGGAAGCATTGAAGGATTTCCAAAATGCGATGAACGGTGCTGAAAGTCACAAGAAGGGCTTTTTTAGCTAA
- the dnaK gene encoding molecular chaperone DnaK — translation MSKIIGIDLGTTNSAVAVLEGGKPKVITNPNGARTTPSVVSFKGGEEIVGDAAKRQAITNPDTIMSIKSHMGEVGYKVEAAGKSYTPQEISAKVLQYIKKYAEDYLGETVDKAVITVPAYFNDAQRQATKDAGKIAGLEVERIINEPTAAALAYGLDDLTKDEKILVYDLGGGTFDVSILELGDGVFEVLSTSGDTHLGGDDFDAKVIDWLADNFKAENGIDLKADSLALQRLKEAAEAAKKTLSQSTEASIDLPFIASSDNGPLHIQTSLTRAKFNELTSDLVEKTKVSVEQALKDAGLTNSDIDEVILNGGSTRIPAVQEFVKDLTGKEPNHSINPDEAVALGAAIQGGVITGDVKDVVLLDVTPLTLGIETMGGVMTKLIDRNTTIPTSKSQVFSTAADNQPAVDIHVLQGERPMAADNKTLGRFQLTDIPAAPRGIPQIEVKFDIDRNGIVTVSAKDLGTNKEQKITIQNSGSLSEDEIERMMNEAKANEEADQKKKAEVDLRNDVDQLIFSSEKTLEDVGDKLPDTDKKPVEEALTSLKSAKEADDLDQMKEKKEALEKVAQELAVKLYQQAAPQEGAQAEEGVKPADDKTVDGDFEDVSDKK, via the coding sequence ATGTCAAAAATTATTGGTATTGATTTAGGTACAACTAATTCAGCAGTCGCTGTTTTGGAAGGTGGTAAGCCAAAGGTTATCACTAATCCAAACGGTGCACGTACAACACCATCTGTTGTTTCTTTCAAGGGTGGTGAGGAAATTGTTGGTGACGCTGCTAAGCGTCAAGCAATCACAAACCCAGATACGATTATGTCAATCAAGTCACACATGGGTGAAGTTGGTTACAAGGTCGAAGCTGCTGGCAAGAGCTACACGCCACAAGAAATCTCAGCTAAGGTCTTGCAATACATCAAGAAGTACGCTGAAGATTATCTTGGTGAAACGGTTGATAAGGCTGTTATCACAGTTCCTGCATACTTTAACGATGCACAACGTCAAGCAACTAAGGATGCTGGTAAAATTGCCGGTTTGGAAGTTGAACGTATCATCAACGAACCAACGGCTGCTGCGCTAGCCTATGGTTTGGATGACTTGACTAAGGATGAAAAGATCTTGGTTTACGACTTGGGTGGTGGAACTTTCGACGTTTCAATCCTTGAGTTGGGTGATGGTGTCTTTGAAGTTTTGTCAACATCAGGTGATACACACTTGGGTGGTGACGATTTCGACGCCAAGGTTATCGACTGGTTGGCTGATAACTTCAAGGCTGAAAACGGCATTGATTTGAAGGCGGATTCATTGGCATTGCAACGTTTGAAGGAAGCTGCTGAAGCTGCCAAGAAGACATTGTCACAATCAACTGAAGCTTCAATTGATTTGCCATTTATCGCTTCATCAGACAACGGTCCTTTGCACATCCAAACGTCATTGACTCGTGCAAAGTTCAATGAATTGACGAGTGACTTGGTTGAAAAGACTAAGGTTTCAGTTGAACAAGCCTTGAAGGATGCAGGTTTGACGAACTCAGATATCGATGAAGTTATCTTAAATGGTGGTTCAACCCGTATTCCAGCAGTTCAAGAATTCGTTAAGGACTTAACTGGTAAGGAGCCTAACCACTCAATCAACCCTGACGAAGCGGTTGCTTTGGGAGCTGCTATTCAAGGTGGTGTCATCACCGGTGATGTTAAGGATGTCGTGTTGCTTGACGTGACGCCTTTGACACTTGGTATCGAGACCATGGGTGGCGTGATGACTAAGTTGATTGATCGTAATACGACTATCCCAACTTCAAAGTCACAAGTCTTCTCGACGGCGGCTGATAACCAACCTGCTGTTGATATCCATGTCTTGCAAGGTGAGCGTCCAATGGCCGCTGACAACAAGACTTTGGGTCGTTTCCAATTGACTGACATTCCTGCAGCTCCTCGTGGTATTCCACAAATCGAAGTCAAGTTCGACATTGATCGTAACGGTATCGTGACGGTTTCTGCTAAGGATTTGGGAACTAACAAGGAACAAAAGATTACCATCCAAAACTCAGGTTCACTTTCTGAAGATGAAATTGAGCGCATGATGAATGAAGCTAAGGCTAACGAAGAAGCTGATCAAAAGAAGAAGGCAGAAGTTGACTTGCGTAATGATGTCGATCAATTGATCTTCTCATCAGAAAAGACGTTAGAAGATGTTGGTGATAAGCTTCCTGATACTGATAAGAAGCCAGTTGAAGAAGCCTTGACTAGCTTGAAGTCTGCTAAGGAAGCTGATGATCTTGACCAAATGAAGGAAAAGAAGGAAGCTTTGGAAAAGGTTGCTCAAGAATTAGCTGTTAAGTTGTATCAACAAGCCGCTCCTCAAGAAGGCGCTCAAGCCGAAGAGGGTGTTAAGCCAGCTGATGACAAGACGGTAGATGGCGACTTTGAAGATGTCTCAGACAAAAAGTAA
- the grpE gene encoding nucleotide exchange factor GrpE — MAEDQKSVDEEIQEEVRPEVEEAETVETTTEEIVEVDPLEELQAKYDELDDKFLRAEAEMQNMHGRFAKEQAAALKYASSKLAKSVLPALDNLERALAVEVADEAAQQIKAGVEIVYNNLVSALAENDIKAVGVAGESFDPNVHQAIQSQPADDEHPADTIAQVFQKGYVLHDRVIRPAMVVVYN; from the coding sequence ATGGCGGAAGATCAAAAGTCAGTCGATGAAGAAATTCAAGAAGAGGTAAGGCCTGAGGTTGAAGAAGCTGAGACAGTTGAAACTACGACAGAAGAAATTGTCGAAGTTGACCCTCTTGAAGAGTTACAAGCCAAGTATGATGAACTTGATGACAAGTTCTTACGGGCCGAAGCGGAGATGCAAAATATGCATGGTCGGTTTGCAAAAGAACAAGCAGCGGCCCTGAAGTATGCTAGTTCCAAATTGGCAAAGTCAGTGTTACCAGCGCTTGATAACTTGGAACGGGCCCTCGCGGTTGAAGTAGCGGATGAGGCCGCACAACAAATCAAGGCTGGCGTTGAAATTGTTTACAACAACCTGGTTAGTGCCCTTGCAGAAAATGATATTAAGGCTGTTGGTGTGGCAGGTGAATCGTTTGATCCAAATGTCCACCAAGCTATTCAATCACAGCCGGCCGATGATGAGCATCCTGCAGACACAATCGCCCAAGTGTTCCAAAAGGGGTATGTCTTGCATGATCGGGTTATCCGACCAGCAATGGTAGTTGTTTACAACTAA
- the hrcA gene encoding heat-inducible transcriptional repressor HrcA — MLTERQRLILMAIIADYARSGRAVGSKTLLAELQLPVSSATIRNEMAYLEDQGLLQKEHTSSGRVPSQTGYRYYVDFLMKSRRLPTELEVKLRRVFNHRFQQVDDLLGQVTRILAEVTGYTVVALKPEALDVRLSGFQLVTIDGQQNMAIVVTSDGQVTSQSFRLPTGSSSSDLQSLVSNINQTLVGQPIRVVLQSLSGDLPLGLERTIRTPAAFLQLFGDILARSIQDTVFIGGRLNVFDFTTDTNLQDIKALYQLLESPAQMRQVIGAANDGVMIQIGSENDDDLLSPYSLASTSYRVPNHGTGEIAILGPTNMNYSEVVTLLATVRETLVSELKEYY; from the coding sequence ATGTTAACAGAACGTCAACGTTTAATATTGATGGCGATCATTGCGGACTATGCGCGTTCTGGCCGCGCAGTTGGCTCAAAGACGCTACTGGCAGAGTTACAGTTGCCGGTCAGTTCAGCCACAATTCGTAACGAAATGGCGTATCTTGAGGATCAAGGACTTTTACAAAAGGAACATACATCCTCAGGACGCGTCCCTTCGCAAACGGGGTATCGGTACTATGTTGATTTCTTGATGAAGTCACGGCGATTACCAACGGAGCTTGAGGTGAAGTTGCGGCGGGTGTTCAACCATCGTTTCCAACAAGTTGATGACTTGTTGGGACAGGTCACTCGCATACTAGCTGAAGTGACAGGTTACACAGTGGTTGCTTTGAAGCCGGAAGCCTTAGACGTACGTTTGTCAGGATTCCAGCTTGTCACAATTGATGGTCAGCAAAACATGGCGATTGTTGTGACTAGTGATGGTCAGGTGACGAGTCAGAGCTTCCGATTACCAACGGGGTCAAGTAGTTCTGATTTGCAGTCTTTGGTCAGTAACATCAACCAGACATTAGTCGGTCAGCCGATTCGAGTGGTTTTGCAAAGTTTGAGTGGTGATTTACCACTTGGGTTGGAGCGGACTATTCGGACACCAGCTGCTTTCCTACAATTATTTGGGGATATTTTGGCTCGTTCAATACAAGATACCGTCTTTATTGGCGGTCGGTTAAATGTCTTTGATTTTACAACGGATACCAATCTGCAAGATATTAAGGCATTGTACCAACTCCTTGAATCACCAGCACAAATGCGTCAGGTCATTGGCGCTGCAAATGATGGTGTGATGATTCAAATTGGTTCTGAAAATGATGATGACTTGTTGTCGCCATATAGCTTGGCCTCAACTTCCTACCGGGTACCTAATCATGGTACCGGTGAAATCGCCATCCTTGGACCCACCAATATGAATTATTCAGAAGTGGTCACTTTGCTCGCGACAGTTCGTGAAACTCTTGTCAGTGAATTAAAAGAATACTATTAG
- a CDS encoding thiamine-binding protein, whose product MANAAMAIQVLPNTTDTAKLLEIVDAAIAAIDASGLNYEVGAFETTIEGDLDQLVALIPAIQAASVAAGAEMINNYIKLAYAPEKHILTTDEKLDKYRK is encoded by the coding sequence ATGGCAAATGCAGCAATGGCAATTCAAGTGTTACCAAATACAACTGACACGGCTAAGTTACTTGAAATCGTCGATGCGGCGATTGCGGCAATTGATGCAAGTGGATTGAATTATGAGGTCGGTGCCTTTGAAACGACAATTGAAGGTGATTTGGATCAATTGGTGGCCTTGATTCCAGCCATTCAAGCAGCAAGTGTCGCAGCCGGTGCTGAAATGATCAATAATTACATTAAATTGGCGTATGCACCTGAGAAACATATTTTGACGACTGATGAGAAATTAGATAAATATCGTAAGTAA
- a CDS encoding DUF2075 domain-containing protein, with product MSEILKEQFLIDELSDQQQTVIAEMNDYIAAGIRGNQHAVAIIQGAAGTGKSVVLMQLVKQYMTDKQYRTALVVNHPELYKAYQDLAEDIPGIKERDIRRPTSLINEAQKKNWSYDVIFVDEAHLLYSKSEPYAHYRGENQLTDLMNLAKIVVVVYDFAQVFQSKMYWSKDLLFKTIGNHPYKQFDMDFQYRMVASQEQVAWIDDLTAEKPIYAFPENSPFEFEVFDTAGALYEQIKLKNKEVGLSRVVATSGFPRIDGRHNVEMDTFSKPWDEWDPQRMHWAKREYSIDQVGTIYTLQGFDLNYVGMIIGPSFGYDAKTDAMTIIPSKYSHKEIFKKRSDMKFTEAQYKEFIANVLNVLMKRGKFGLYLTAYDDDLRQRLVDLYQQKR from the coding sequence ATGAGTGAAATCCTAAAAGAACAATTTTTGATCGATGAATTATCCGATCAGCAACAAACAGTCATTGCTGAGATGAATGACTATATCGCGGCCGGGATTCGGGGTAATCAGCATGCGGTTGCTATTATTCAAGGTGCTGCCGGTACAGGAAAATCAGTTGTCTTGATGCAATTAGTGAAGCAATACATGACCGATAAGCAGTACCGTACCGCCTTGGTCGTGAATCATCCCGAGCTATATAAGGCTTATCAAGATTTAGCTGAAGATATACCTGGTATCAAAGAACGTGATATTCGACGACCAACGTCATTGATTAATGAGGCACAGAAAAAGAATTGGTCATATGATGTTATTTTCGTGGATGAAGCGCATTTGCTATATTCCAAATCAGAACCCTATGCGCACTATCGCGGTGAGAACCAGTTAACCGATCTGATGAACTTGGCCAAGATCGTGGTTGTCGTGTATGATTTTGCGCAAGTCTTCCAATCAAAGATGTATTGGTCAAAGGACTTATTATTTAAAACGATTGGTAATCATCCTTACAAGCAATTTGATATGGATTTTCAATATCGTATGGTTGCTAGCCAAGAACAGGTTGCTTGGATTGATGATTTAACGGCTGAAAAGCCCATTTATGCATTCCCTGAAAATAGTCCTTTCGAGTTTGAAGTGTTTGACACAGCCGGTGCTTTATATGAACAAATTAAATTAAAAAATAAAGAAGTTGGGTTATCACGCGTGGTAGCTACTTCAGGATTTCCCCGGATTGATGGCCGGCATAATGTCGAGATGGATACCTTTTCAAAGCCCTGGGATGAGTGGGATCCACAACGCATGCACTGGGCTAAGCGGGAATACTCAATTGACCAAGTGGGGACAATTTACACCTTGCAGGGGTTTGATTTGAATTATGTGGGGATGATTATTGGGCCATCTTTTGGTTATGATGCAAAGACGGATGCCATGACCATTATTCCGTCAAAGTATTCACACAAAGAAATTTTTAAAAAGCGCTCTGATATGAAATTTACAGAAGCCCAGTACAAGGAGTTTATTGCTAACGTTCTGAATGTGTTGATGAAGCGTGGTAAGTTTGGCTTGTATTTGACAGCGTATGATGATGATTTGCGGCAGCGGTTAGTGGACTTATATCAACAGAAGCGTTAA
- a CDS encoding TetR/AcrR family transcriptional regulator, whose protein sequence is MKHIEQNAQTQANIKKAFISLINEKGFSNLTVSDITRTAGISRGTFYVHFTDKFALLEHLENTIHQSIAAAIQSNIDYAIDNTPNNKAEELFNTFNAALDYADSERETIRTLFSEKGDPQFFNQIKDLVDDMISSKLIASNGHYSDIIPIDYTKQIAIYSILNIIRHWLNKEHPESPAEIATILMRSRFLAPHDLLVFDDGQA, encoded by the coding sequence ATGAAACATATTGAACAAAATGCCCAGACCCAAGCAAACATTAAAAAAGCTTTCATCTCGTTGATTAACGAAAAAGGGTTTTCAAATCTAACCGTTTCTGACATCACGCGTACGGCCGGCATCAGTCGTGGTACCTTCTATGTGCATTTCACCGACAAATTTGCCTTGCTTGAACACCTGGAAAATACGATTCATCAATCAATTGCGGCCGCGATTCAGTCCAACATTGATTATGCCATTGATAATACTCCAAACAACAAAGCCGAAGAACTCTTTAATACGTTTAATGCTGCGCTCGATTATGCAGATTCAGAACGTGAAACTATTCGTACCTTATTTTCAGAAAAGGGGGATCCCCAATTTTTCAATCAGATTAAAGACCTGGTTGATGACATGATTTCTAGTAAATTAATCGCGTCCAACGGCCATTATTCTGATATCATCCCCATTGACTATACCAAACAAATCGCCATTTACAGCATTTTAAACATTATTCGCCATTGGCTCAACAAAGAACACCCAGAATCACCCGCGGAAATTGCCACCATTCTGATGCGCAGTCGTTTTCTGGCGCCCCATGACTTGCTGGTCTTTGATGACGGTCAAGCATAA
- a CDS encoding AAA family ATPase: protein MRPLKIKMQNFGPYADETIDFTKFTESQLFLISGQTGAGKTTMFDAMTYALFGDVIDRKGTEMRSEFATPDDATAVTFWFEHHGKYYRVKRQPTYLRRSVRSKDPTKLVDAKATVEMAEVAADLTHETKALGTKKNIVDRLITELLHLTAEQFRQIIILPQGEFRKFLSAPSDVKADTLRSLFGTEIFDTFTQQLKESNSAQAKAIEKLTDQVEGQFTNLSWPTDTVEPVAGVLSERLAQAQQVKVAEQSRLAGLQKEAEVAEQQQTEAAQAYSMAVTLSAQFDRHQELAVREASLLADEPRFAQQRQRQQWLHEALSYQPQVVSYQSLQKEAEELTIRLADLVAERTQVLQEVAAQAKRQDQLTNTQTKVTDARERRRQILEELKPLAVRVTDLEGQIDKTEHQLQTDTSQLASVQTDFGTQETQVQSLRDQLDQLADLKEVERQQHDLDLQYTGLEAQQATIMQTEQEQQTQRAKLNELQARAERLTTQNETAQAAAQEAKRQRARIMIAMLQADLVVGEPCAICGEIFTGQHNDVHLQNLDQADLHQQMDAVDAAEQWAQEALTALTQVHTEMTGVQQALDKLAVTIGESQQALADAYADFLVTAAAFATTMTWPAAFEAAQVTANVMTLRDLLKANQTRYEALTAAKATAQSQLNQTTAAIAQIEQRLTTGRVSREEQQHQLAQLTAGQTVLSMTAYDEEVQQLNGVISTFEEAQTALAKAQQKTAIAIERIETQLKLAQQQQAEVAMQITAHEEDFTGLFTKFSVTNLTDFIELLQQPGLADEANDLQREITTYEANVQAVHEQLTQLNAQLADQSRPDLEALRKVQTDAEMRYKQSHERYMIIRTTVTNFAHQVDAIATQIRAIEQKNAAGKALNELVVVMTGRGRIKLNLERYVLRQFMLEVLHYANANYINTLSNGRYQFTLDDTQHGVQNQNGLEINVIDYAAGGVQRSTTTLSGGESFMAALAIALSLAEVVQNRAGGAKIEALFIDEGFGSLDSGTLEQAIEALRSVEAGGRLVGVISHVDAMKREIQQQLLVKKHGDGHSSIAYSLV from the coding sequence ATGCGACCATTAAAAATTAAAATGCAAAATTTCGGGCCCTATGCTGATGAGACCATTGATTTCACAAAATTCACGGAGTCACAATTATTTTTGATATCGGGTCAAACTGGTGCCGGTAAAACGACGATGTTTGATGCTATGACGTATGCGTTATTTGGGGATGTCATCGATCGTAAAGGCACTGAGATGCGCTCAGAGTTTGCCACCCCTGATGACGCGACTGCGGTAACTTTTTGGTTTGAGCATCATGGTAAATATTATCGGGTCAAACGGCAACCAACCTATTTACGGCGTAGTGTGCGTAGTAAAGATCCCACAAAATTAGTCGACGCCAAAGCGACCGTTGAGATGGCGGAAGTTGCTGCTGATTTGACCCATGAAACGAAAGCGCTTGGCACGAAGAAAAATATCGTTGATCGCCTAATTACGGAATTATTGCATTTAACGGCGGAACAATTTCGGCAAATTATTATTCTGCCACAAGGTGAATTTCGTAAATTTCTGAGTGCTCCCAGTGATGTCAAAGCGGATACCTTGCGTTCGTTATTTGGTACCGAAATTTTTGATACCTTTACACAGCAATTGAAGGAATCTAATAGTGCCCAGGCAAAAGCGATTGAAAAGCTGACGGATCAGGTTGAGGGCCAATTTACAAATTTATCATGGCCAACGGACACTGTTGAACCGGTAGCTGGTGTGCTATCTGAACGCTTGGCCCAGGCCCAACAAGTCAAGGTCGCCGAACAGTCTAGATTGGCAGGACTGCAAAAAGAGGCCGAGGTCGCTGAGCAACAGCAGACGGAGGCAGCCCAGGCGTATAGCATGGCTGTGACTTTATCAGCGCAGTTTGATCGGCATCAAGAACTGGCCGTGCGTGAGGCGAGCTTGTTAGCCGACGAACCGCGGTTTGCGCAACAACGACAGCGACAACAATGGTTACATGAGGCTTTGAGTTATCAGCCACAAGTGGTGTCTTATCAAAGCTTGCAAAAAGAGGCCGAGGAACTGACAATAAGGCTAGCTGACTTGGTCGCTGAACGGACCCAGGTTTTACAAGAAGTGGCGGCCCAAGCAAAACGGCAGGACCAGTTGACAAACACCCAAACTAAAGTGACTGACGCGCGCGAACGTCGGCGTCAGATATTAGAAGAGTTGAAACCCTTAGCAGTCCGAGTGACTGATTTGGAGGGTCAAATCGATAAGACAGAGCACCAACTCCAGACTGACACCAGCCAATTAGCAAGTGTTCAGACGGATTTTGGCACTCAAGAAACGCAGGTCCAGTCCTTACGAGATCAACTTGACCAATTGGCCGATTTGAAGGAAGTTGAACGTCAGCAACACGATTTAGATTTGCAGTATACCGGGTTAGAAGCCCAACAAGCAACGATTATGCAAACTGAACAGGAGCAACAGACGCAACGCGCTAAATTAAATGAGTTGCAGGCGCGGGCTGAACGATTAACAACGCAAAATGAGACTGCGCAGGCAGCGGCTCAAGAAGCCAAGCGGCAACGGGCACGGATTATGATTGCCATGTTGCAGGCAGATTTAGTTGTTGGTGAGCCTTGCGCTATCTGTGGTGAAATTTTTACTGGCCAACACAATGATGTTCATCTCCAAAACCTGGATCAAGCTGACTTGCATCAGCAAATGGATGCAGTTGATGCAGCAGAACAATGGGCGCAAGAGGCGTTGACCGCTCTCACACAGGTGCATACCGAGATGACAGGCGTGCAGCAAGCACTAGATAAATTAGCTGTCACGATAGGTGAGTCGCAACAAGCACTGGCCGACGCGTATGCTGATTTTTTGGTGACTGCAGCTGCATTTGCCACGACGATGACCTGGCCAGCTGCATTTGAAGCAGCCCAGGTGACCGCGAATGTGATGACATTACGAGATCTGTTGAAAGCCAACCAAACCCGCTATGAGGCGCTCACCGCTGCCAAGGCGACTGCTCAGTCACAACTAAATCAGACGACCGCCGCCATTGCACAAATAGAACAGCGGTTAACCACCGGGCGAGTCAGCCGCGAGGAGCAACAACACCAGTTAGCCCAGTTGACGGCCGGGCAAACAGTGTTATCGATGACCGCCTACGATGAAGAAGTACAGCAATTAAATGGCGTGATTAGCACCTTTGAAGAAGCACAAACCGCATTGGCCAAGGCACAACAAAAAACCGCCATTGCGATTGAACGCATTGAGACCCAGTTGAAATTAGCACAACAGCAGCAAGCTGAGGTGGCCATGCAGATAACAGCCCATGAAGAGGACTTTACGGGGTTGTTTACCAAATTTTCAGTCACCAACTTGACTGACTTCATCGAGCTTTTACAACAACCAGGATTAGCGGATGAAGCAAATGATCTTCAGCGCGAGATCACAACCTATGAAGCTAATGTGCAAGCTGTCCATGAGCAGTTGACCCAGCTCAACGCGCAATTGGCGGATCAATCGCGGCCTGATTTAGAAGCACTACGCAAAGTTCAGACAGATGCTGAAATGCGGTATAAGCAAAGCCATGAACGGTACATGATAATCCGAACGACCGTCACCAATTTTGCGCACCAAGTGGACGCCATTGCGACACAAATCAGGGCGATTGAACAAAAAAATGCGGCCGGGAAAGCCCTAAATGAATTGGTGGTCGTGATGACCGGTCGTGGTCGGATTAAGCTTAATTTGGAACGGTATGTCTTACGCCAGTTTATGCTTGAAGTATTACACTATGCTAACGCCAATTATATTAATACGCTGTCAAATGGGCGTTATCAATTTACCTTGGATGACACCCAACATGGTGTGCAAAATCAAAATGGCTTGGAAATTAACGTCATCGATTATGCAGCTGGTGGGGTGCAGCGCTCAACGACGACCCTTTCAGGCGGAGAATCCTTTATGGCAGCGTTGGCGATTGCGCTATCGCTGGCTGAAGTGGTGCAAAATCGCGCGGGTGGTGCCAAAATTGAGGCATTATTCATCGATGAAGGGTTTGGTTCATTAGATAGTGGGACTTTGGAACAGGCGATTGAGGCGTTGCGTTCGGTCGAAGCGGGTGGGCGTCTCGTTGGCGTCATTTCGCACGTTGATGCCATGAAACGTGAAATTCAACAACAATTGCTGGTGAAAAAACATGGCGATGGTCATAGTTCAATTGCCTATTCTTTGGTTTAG